The DNA sequence GAAACAGAACAGACCTTATTTTATGGAGTTGTCTGGGTGTTGAGTCGGCTTAACAATTTATATACAACTGAAGAAAAACAGTCCAATACAGATGATTCTGCATCGCAAGAGACCTATTAATACAGAATCTGGTATCTACACATGCCATTTGGTGGAGGATGTATCCCACAAGGTTGGAACTATGCAAGACGACATGTTACTAAAATGATAATCAGTCATTAACCTATACTTCCAAACAGGGCACTAAGAGACCCTGCAACAAACAATAAGTGTTTAACTGCCCAATCATATAATAATGGGTCAAAAAATATTATATGCTCAGTGTCAAAATAATTTGGGAGCAAATATTCTCTTATCTTGAAAACAAAACGGTTTTTGTGCTTCTCATAAATGTTTAGATATTCATGGAGAGCAAAACGAATCTTATTTATGGCGTTGTCATGATGGCACCAACCCAAAAATTTTATGTATATCTTACAAGACAGGTGGTTCTGATGATCCCATGGTAATAATGAGTAGACAGTTACTCATTCTAATATTACAACATCAAGGAAGTATTAGACTAAGCTGGAATGAATTGGTTTTTAATTGTAATCTCGTTCAGGAAGGTGTTAGCAATACAACTGGATTGCTGAATACATGGATGCCTTTTGGCGCCAGAGGGTTCATTCACTCTTGTTGGTGATGATAACAATTGGATTAAATCGTAACTTGAATTCTCACTGCAAAATGTAACAGCTGGGTTATATTATCAAAGTGGACATGCAGTTTTCTTCAGGACTTAGTCGCTATTCCTTGTTATAAGCTTTATATTATAAGTTCTGATAATCATTGATATTAGTAGAGAATACTGTATTACTGAAGTCGAAACAGTACAACATCAGGAAATATTAAATTACCTGGAGATAGCAATTACTATAAAATCGTAATCCCTAGTGCAGGAAAATTGACTATTTATACAACTGGGTCAACAGATACATTGGGATATTTTTTAAATGCAAGTGGTGGCCGTATTGCATTGGATGATGATGCTGGTTCATATTCTAACTTTAACATTGAAGAGCGTGTAACAGCTGGAACATATTATGTAAAAGTACAACACAATTCTTCTGGGGGAACAGGTCGTTATACACTTGTTGTAAACTTTACACTACAACGTTCTGATGATCATGGCAATAGTATGAATGCAGCAACAACCACAAGGCTGAACGGTAGAATATCAGGAAGCATTGAAGTCGCTGGAGATGAGGATTGGTTTAAAGTTGTAATGCCTCGTACAGGCATATTGATGATCCAGACACTTGGACAAACAGATACAGTTGGATACCTTTACAATGCAGATGGTAGTCAAATTGCAGCAGATAACAATGGTGGTTCAGGTCATAATTTTTTAATCATAAGAAGTGTAGCGGCTGGAACATATTATGTGAGAGTAAA is a window from the Sulfurovum sp. genome containing:
- a CDS encoding PPC domain-containing protein; amino-acid sequence: MKLPGDSNYYKIVIPSAGKLTIYTTGSTDTLGYFLNASGGRIALDDDAGSYSNFNIEERVTAGTYYVKVQHNSSGGTGRYTLVVNFTLQRSDDHGNSMNAATTTRLNGRISGSIEVAGDEDWFKVVMPRTGILMIQTLGQTDTVGYLYNADGSQIAADNNGGSGHNFLIIRSVAAGTYYVRVKHPSSSGIGTYWLDISLESDHGGYVYTATAINPNSTTPGRLQIARDNDYFRIGIPSTGTLVVHTTGPTDTVGYLLNANWDQIALDDNGGSGRNFRISKRVTAGTYYVKVKLHSSAATGPYSLISRFTPTQAGQTQGIDNSTSRGSISRGSSNMGLVGSNRAQHIGR